From Solibacillus sp. FSL W7-1464:
GTTAAATGCGTTTGAACATACTAGCACTCTAATTTCTTATAATGATTGGGGCCAATAATATGAATGAAGATTCAAAAGTATATGATGTCACGATTATCGGTGGCGGTCCTGCAGGGATGTTTACGGCATTCTACGGGGGCATGCGCCAGCTTGAAGTGAAATTGATTGAAAGTCTGCCGCAATTAGGCGGGCAGCTTGCAGCACTTTATCCGGAAAAATATATTTATGATATCGCAGGATTTCCAAAAATCCGTGCACAGGAACTTGTCAATAATCTGAAAGAACAAATGTCAGCCTTTGATCAGGCGATTGTAACTGGTCAAAGTGTTGAAGCCATTGAAAAGTTGGAGGACGGAACATTTAAGCTGACAACCGATAAAGAAATACATTATACAAAAACCATCATCATTACAGCAGGTCTTGGCGCATTCCAGCCAAGACAGCTGGAAGTTGAAGGAGCCGATTATTACGAGGGCAAAAACCTTCATTACTTCATCCACAATATAAGTGAATTCAAAGGGAAAAATGTTGTCATTTTCGGTGGCGGGGATTCTGCTATTGACTGGTCGCTTATGCTTGAACCGATTGCCAAAAAAGTTACACTTGTGCATAGGCGAGATCAGTTCCGGGCGCATGAACACAGCGTTGAAAATCTGTTCAATTCCGGTGTTGAAATAAAAACGCCTTATATGCCTGATGAATTGGTTGGCGATGAAAATGGTATTAGACAGATTATCATCCGAAATGCAGAAGGCGAAAAGGAAACACTAGAAGTTGACGACATCATCGTAAATTATGGATTTAAATCCTCTTTAGGACCGATTAAAGAGTGGGGTTTGGAAATCGAGAGAAATTCCATTGTCGTCAACCCAAAAATGGAAACCAATATCGAAGGAATCTATGCGGTTGGTGACGTCACAACATACGATGGAAAAGTGAAATTGATTGCAACGGGATTCGGTGAAGCGCCGGTTGCCATTAGTGCAGCGCGGCTGTATATTGACCCAGCTGCCAAAAAACATGTACCGCACAGCACGGATCTTTTTAAAGAAAAATAGCTTTATCGACTTTCTACGGTTAATTAAACGAAGCTTTATTATGAATACCATTTCCTTACGGGGAAGTGGTATTTTTTATTTTCATTTCACTTTGCTCTTTTCGTTTCATGTAACTCACCGCGTTTTTTATACAAGTGACCTTTGAAATATGACCGGTCACCGGAAAGCGGAAGACGTGATTTCGTCCCGGAATTATAGTAAGGGTACGAAGAAGAACAGGGAGGAACGGAAAATGGAAATTGTGAATGTAAGCAACCTGAAAAAAACATATGGCAGTAATCATGTTTTACGTGGAATTAATTTCGTAGCGAAGTCGGGTGAAGTTATTGGGGTCATCGGAAAAAATGGTGCCGGGAAATCGACGTTTTTGGAAATATTAATGACTTTGAAGACTTATGACAAGGGGAATGTCATTTTATTCGGGAAAGAGCTCAAATCATTTTCCAATCAGGAACTTGAACAGGCGAGAAAAGATATTTCAGCCGTTTTGCAGCCTACCCAGTTTTATAAGACGTTGAAAGTTATCGAGCTGCTGAAGTTGTTTAAAGCCTACTACAAATCCTCAGTAGACATTGAGCAAATTATTACGGATTTCAAATTGGGACCATATCGCAAGAAATATTTTGATAAATTGTCCGGCGGCTGGAAGCAAATTATCAGTTTGGCCATCGCTTTCTTATCAGAACCGAAAATGCTTATTTTGGATGAACCTACAACAGGTCTGGATCCGCATATGCGCAATATGCTTTGGCAGTATATTTCTGATTACAACCAACGCACTGGAAGAACGGTCATATTGACGACTCATAACATGGATGAGGTGGAATTATATTGCGATAAAGTAATGCTGTTAAATGATGGAGTCGGGGAAGTATTTGATACGACAGAAGGAATTTTGGCTTCCGGTTACAAATCGATTCACGAATTTTACTTAAACTCAGTAGTTATATAAGGGGGAAATGACATGTTAAAAACTCAATTGAAGTATGACTTGATTATGTTTTCGAGGGAACTGTTTTATCTTTTATTCACGATTGTCGTACCGCCAGCAACGTATTTGTTTATGGGCGAATTATTTGGAAGCTTCACTTATGCGGGAAATTTAAGCTATGTCGAAACATACACACCTTCTTTTATTCTGCTCATTACGTTCGGTGTCATATTCTTTGCTTTTGGCTTTGACCAAGTAATGAATCGGACTACTGGAGTGGAAAAGCGCATAACCCTGTCACCGGTACCGAAAAAGATACTACTGCTATCAAGCATATTAAAATCGATCATCATTACAAGCTTTGGATTTTTTCTTGTTTCGATTCTCGGGATGATTGCCTACGATCTTTCTTTTACTGTATGGAAATTTATCATGTCATTTGGTTTCTTCATGCTTCTTAATGCGGTTTTGCTCATCATATCGTCGGCTATTTATTCACTATTTACAACGATGAATGGCGCACTCGTATTTTCGATTATTATCTTTCAAGTCGGCATGATTACAGGAGGGTTTGCGATGCCGGTTGACCGTATGCCGGAATTTGTGCAAATCATCGCCAATTTCAATCCGCTCTATCATATGAATCAGCTCTTTATTGCTGTGTGGAATGGTCAGCTTCAGATGGACAATAGTTCGCTGCTTTCCATAGTGGTTATTATCGGTTGTTTTGTAATATCGCTTATCGTTCTTTATTTTGGAAACATAATGAAAAATAGGAGCTATAACATGGTACTATGGAAAAAAGTACAAAACTAGGGGTGTCAACGTGAAAGTCACATTGGACATAGATAGCGAGTATGAAGAAACGAAAGTAACAATCCACTGTAGTGAAATGGACGACTCCATTAAAGAAATACTTGATTTTTTAAAGGGAAAGAAAACGCAATTTATTGTTGGAAGAGATGGAGAGATGCAGCATATTTTAAAGCCGGATGAGATTCACTATTTTCATACAGGCAATGAAGGCGTTGTAGCCGTCAGTTCAGAGGGTTCTTTTATATTAAGAGAAAAATTATATGAGCTTGAGGAGATACTGCCGGCAACAAAGTTCATCAGACTTTCGAAATCCGTCATTGCCAATCTTCATGAACTGAGTCGTTTTGAAGCTTCCTTTAATGGTACGCTTTGTGTTCACTTTAAATCTGGAGCGAAGGAATATGTTTCACGAACTTATGTGAATGCGATTAAGGAAGCTTTGAAAGTGAATAGGAGGAAAAAATAGATGAAGGGATTTTTGAACAGAAGTATAGCAGGTATTTTTTTCGGTTCTTTTTTGACACTGGTCACAATATTTTTGACGGTTTATTTTGGTGAAAAAGAAGTTCTGGATTCCAGTGTTCTAGTGAAAAATGCACTTGGATTAATAATTTGCGGATGGTTCTTCTCTGTAACACCATTGCTGTTTGAAATGGAGAACTTTACATTAAAGATGAAAACTGTTTTGCATTTCCTTTGTGTCGTCATATTGTATTTCATCGTTGCGTTCGTTATTGGCTGGATACCTTTCACGATCAAAGGGTTTTTCGGTATGCTTTGTATCTTTATCGTGTTCTATACAGTTATTTGGCTGGGATTCTACTTGTATTTCAGACAGCAGGCAGCAAAGTTGAATGAGGATTTGAATAAATTATAAAAGTTAAAGCATGAAGCACTACCTATTACTTTCTGAAAATTCCCTTTTTCGTTATGATAGAGTCATCGGGAAAAATAATGAGAGATACAAAGGGAGTGCCTAAACTATGGAATATATCACACTTAATAATGGAGTAAAAATGCCGATTGTTGGTACTGGTACTAATACGTACGGTAAAGAAAATAAAGACTATAACGGTGAATTGACAAATGAAATTCCTGAACTTAAATCAGCACTTGAGCTAGGATACCGTTCAATAGATGCAGCGATCAGTTATCGAAACGAGGCGCTTGTCGGGGGGATTTTAGCAGAGAGTAAAGTGCCTCGAGAAGAATTGTTCATTACGACAAAAGTTCCTGCGAGAGAAGAATATGTTTCTTCAAAGGAATCGACGCGAGCAGCAATCGATAATAGTCTAAAAAACTTTAAAACAGACTATCTGGACCTGCTTCTGATTCATGCTCCGATTGAAGACAAAGAGCAGCTTAAAAACACTTGGGAAGTTTTTGAAGAATATTATGAGGCGAGTAAACTTAAAGCAATTGGCGTATCGAACTTTAAGAAAAATCATTTGGATGAATTGAAAGAGTTCGCGAAAGTGAAGCCGGCCGTTAATCAAATACAAATTAATTTAAAAGAAAAGAACACAGAACTTCTTGATTTATTGCAAGAAGAGGGCATCACACCCGTAGCGTGGGGGCCGATGAAAACGGAAGAACACCAAGATGAAGTGCTGGAGGAAATCGGTAAAGCGTATGGGAAAACCGGTGCTCAAGTTTTATTGAAATATCAAATCGGGCGTGGTGTGGTCGTTATCCCGAAATCACACAACCGTGAAAACCAGGCAGCTAATCTGGATCTTTTCGATTTCGAACTGACTGCAGCGGATATAGAGAAAATTGAAAACCTATAGTTAGTTATTAACTGGGCGTCTCCTATTTTGGAGACGCTTGTTTGATATCTGCCTTTGTTAAAAGTCCACTTATCAAAATAATAGCACCAATGAAAAACATTCCAATAAACAGTATGACCATCATACCCATTCCTGCAAAGCCTTTTCCGGCAAAAATAGCGAAACAAATTCCAATTAGCCAGGAAACAAACGGGTTTAATCCAATCATAATCAAGATACCCCATACAATCCGCTTTCTTCTTATTGATTGACCTTTCGTTAATGCCCGGCCAATCGCTGTGACAACAACTATGATTAATAGTGCGACTCCCATTGCCATTTCAACCCCTAATTTTTTCGCCTATACTATACGTATATAATTGGCGCCCCACAACGTAAAAGATTACATATAGTGGAATCAACAGTTCATCATGAAGTAACCAATCTTCTAAAGTATCCGGCTGGAATTGCAAATATACGATGAATTCATACAATAACGTCGGTACAATAAAAATGGTTGTCACATTAAGCCATTTTGTTTTATAAGCCTTTTTAGCTTCGTTATACAACAGTTCCCATGCACCGAATATGAATGTGCAAATGAAAAGCAGCATCACTATCACACCGATGGAAATAGGTGAAGCATTACGGGGCTCCAGCCATTTTGAAATAAAGTGGGCGCTAATACATAGTGTAAAAATGGTAAATACAATCGCCGCGCAAAAGCGTATCCATTTATAATGCGGGAACAATACTTTTTTCATTTCTTTTTCAATGTGATAAGCTTCACCGAACGACTGCAAAGCTTGTTGAATGGCTTGCTGTTCGGAATATCCAACCATTCGTAGTTCATCGATATGTTCCAAAATATGATTTTCAAATTCTTCTTTCATCAAAGCACGTTCTTCATCATTGATTGGCAAATTCGCTATAATTTTTTCTACATAATGTTTAACGACTTCCATACAATCCACCTGCCGTTCGTTTGATTAAACGGGTCAACTGCTCCCAACTCGATATTTTTTGCTTTAATTGTTCACGTCCCACATCTGTAATTGCATAGTATTTCCGACGTTTTCCGGAAGCCTCGTCTTGCCAATAACTCGTCACAAGGCGCTGCTGTTCTAAACGCTTTAACGCAGGGTATAACGTACCCTCATTCATAGAGTAGGCTTCATCGCTTAATACGCGAAGCTGCTTTGTCATTTCATAGCCGTATCGATCCTGTTCTGCCAGTAGTGATAACAGTAAAATATCGATACTCCCTTTCATCATTTCTTTTTCCACTATTTACAATCACCGCCTTTTAAATACATATTAATCCAATGTACATCGTAATGCAATGTATAAAATAAATTCTATACTGGACAAAGTTTATGGTTGGCCAATGCTGATGGCCTATTTCGCCGTTTAGAATTTGTGGACATTATTGTTTATCATATAGGGAGCAGACAAGGCTTGGGTTATTCTTAACCCATTACATTTTGCTTTCATTTTTATGGTTCACATCCAGACATAAAAAACCTCCATTCAATTCAAATGGAGGTTTTCAGATTCAATCCAGCTACTTTTCCTAAGTTAATAATGTGGGTTAATTTCCCATGGGTTGTAATTATAATCTTCGGACTGTGTTCTTTCTAAAAATTCTTCATCCGTTTCTTTAATTACTTCTTTTCCTTCATCTGTTTTAAGATTTTCAAAGTTGGAATATATTAGATGGCAATCATCTATCGTTCCGCCACTACACATTACAGAAGTTTCGAATCCGCCGCTGTAAACAGCGTTATCCTCATCGGTATATGTCACATTGAAAACATAATTTAGTGAAGGAAGCTTTCTCCCCTCATCGACTTCTTCAGAATATTCTTGTTCCATTAAATGGAAATCAATACTAGGATTTTCAACTATTATCCGTTCTTTTATAACCTCTAACATTCGTTCTTCGCTACCAAAACTAGCTACAATCTCTTTTTTTATCGGTTTCTCCGGTAGAAGCGAAAAAGCAAATATTAATTGCATCGCTGTCACAAAAATAAAGAAAGATAAACCTGTAATTTTAATGATTTCTGAATCCGTCTTGCTTATCAGAGTGACAAGAAACCAAATCATGAACGGGATTAAAAAAATCGTCACATAAAAAAATTTTATCGATAGCGCAAATAAAAGAAAAGTTATCATGAAAATTCCTTCAAAATTATTGTTTTCTGTAATAACTTCCCACTTAATAATTATAACAAAGAGCGCCGTAGTAATCCAAAACGTTTTTTTCATAATTCCTCCTACGTTTACAATTTCATTTTGCATGTCAAATTAAATTATTTTAAAAAAGTAAAGGATATCAAAAAGTCTTTGATGTACTGGTTATTTATAATACTTTAGCATTTTTAAGATTAAAAATGCTAAAAAAGTACAATAAAAAAGAGTTTTAGATTAAACTCTAAACAAAACCCGATTAGTGGCTGCTTAAAAGTGAATTTCTTGTTAAATGCTGGAATAACAAAATATAAAATGAATCGAATCTGTTCTCGGCTTCGTTATATTATTGAGAGGGGGATTACATGGATTTGGAGCAAATATTAGACGAACATAGTGAACACTTATTGCGTATAGCCTATTACTATACGAAAAGTCTACATACAGCTGAAGATATTGTTCAGGATGTTTTTATAAAATACTTGCAAAGTAATTATGAGGAAAACGGTAAATTGCAAGCTTACTTAACAAAAATGACCATTAACCGCTGTAAAGATTATTTAAGAAGTTGGGCCTATCGTAAAATTCAACTTCAAGAGCACTTGCCAATTATTCCTGTTTTACAAAAAGACAGGGTGATACAAAAGGAATTAACGTTTTCTGTCGGGGAATCAGTTCTCTCTTTACAGATCAAGCAAAGAGAAGTGATTGTTTTATATTATTATGAAGAATTAAATACAGCAGAAATTGCCTCCCTTTTAAAGTTACCTGAAAGTACAGTACGGACAAGACTTAGAAGAGCTCGTGAAAATTTGAGACCAGCACTATCGAATGAATGGGAGGAATTATATGAGAAATGAAATTAAAGAAGGCTTATTGGAAATTACACCGGATCTGAAAGAAAGCAAAGATCGTATAAGAAGAGCCGTCCTGAAACCGGAAATCAATTCAAAAAAGAGCGTTATCTTTCCCCGTATTATCTTTTCATTTGCTTTAATTTTATCCATTTTCCTTATTACATCCGAATTTAAAAATGATAGTTATGTGAATGGATTTTCTCAAGAAACGCTTAATATGTATGGTTTGCTGGAAGATAATGAACCTAATGAGCAATACCAGAAGGATTTAATTATTTTGAAATACGGGGAACTTGAAAATATTCCATTGAAAAAGCAGGATGTTAAAAATTTAGTGACCTCTTATAGAAACGAGTTACCGGCAAGTTTTGAAAGAGTGCTCAAACAAAATAAAATTAGTGAATCTGCATATAAAGCGCAGTACCTTACACTAAAGGCACAAGTCCAATTGATTTTTGATTCTCTGTTACCTAGGTACATGCAGTTATATCCTCAGTTTCCGCAAGAAGTTCATGCTCAATTAATAATTCTTGACGCTATGGAGAAAGTGGAACATGAGAATTTCTCATTTGGAAACACGGATAGTATTTCGGCAATCGTTTTATACGAGGGGGGAAATGCTCGTATCTTATCGCTTATTGAGGAAAAAAAGTTGGCAGAAGAACAATTCATTATTATGCCTAAACATGACAGCTTGAATTTAAATCTTGGTGACGAAATACTACTGGAAAACAATTTGATAACAAGCCAGCAAGCTGACGGTAACTATAAACAATTTGTAGTTTCCGAAAAGGTACGGTTAATGAAAGATAATGAAACAATCGAAGTGCCTGTTATGCCTGGAAAAATAAATGAATATTTTGGACAATCTGAATGGACACCACTACCTATTACCGATGAGCCCGATATGAAGCTGAAAACGCTTAAAGGAGATTATTCTGTTTGGTTTCGCGATAACATTCTGATCGGATCCGATAATAAAGGTTTTGTAATTAATGAGGAAGATATACAAAACTGGGGTGAGCAATTGATTAATGAATAACTTTGCCTGCTCGAACTATTAATATTAAATTAAAACCATATAGAAAGTGGCGGTATAATGAGCCTTTATCGATATTTTGCTTCAAAAAACCCTTTACCAATTATTGAAAACTCTTTCGCAACTTTAGAAGGTTATGCTTTAGAAACACAGTTTGAGATTCTCCCTTGTCGAAAAAATCCTCCGATTGCAGCTGCAGGACAAATCCAAAAGCCTTTTGTTTACAAGGTAAGAGGGAATGGAAAGCCTCTACATCAACTTGTTGACTATATTAAAGAAAATGTTAGAGAACAAGATCGAGTAGAATTTTGGTCGATATGGTACAGTGAAAAAGTACCTTCGAACAATATGTATCGACTTAATCCACAACAAATAACACCTGAAGATTTACGATTCTTGCATGACAATGAAAATTGTTGCATTAGATTTTTTCCGAAAAATAAAAAGTAGCCTTCTTGAAGTCAAAATGAGGGATAGATGTTTTTGGGGGTTGGTTTTTAGAAGAATTGGGATATGAATCTTTTCAAACGTGGAAAAGCGGACAGAGTTGGAAAATCGGAGAGACCTATATCGTTTTCGTGCAAGCAGAAGAACGGTTTATGAATGTACCATATCATAGATGTCGGGTTGGTCTGAACCATTTGGCTTTCCATGCAAGCTCCCGTCAACAGGTAGATGATATGACCAGAATGTTAGAAAGTAAGGGTGTTAAGATCCTTTATACTGATAAACATCCCTATGCAGGAGGGGAAATTATTACGCTGTATTTTTTGAAGATCCAGATAGAATTAAGGTTGAATTGGTAGCACCATGACCTTTCCTGCTTTAATGTTTTTTACTTCTTTAAAATAAAAACGGAACGCCTGCTGAATTACAGGTGTTCCGTTTTCGCATATTCAACACAAAAGTATCTATTCTTTCCGCATAATAAAGCTCAAATGTCTGCCTGTTGAGCGGTCCTGGCGGTGGGAGAATCCATCCTCGTCCATAAATGTGCACATGCGGTCAATCGTAATATTCTCTTCAGGCACACCAGCAAGCATGCACTGCTTTTTCACGGTTAACTGGTTGTCGATATGGAATTTGTTCGTTTCATCATTCCAGTAAATAAATTCATCTGCATAACCGAGTGCTTTGAATTTTTCCTGCACATCGGCATCCACTTCAAATTTTTCCTGGCTGATTGCAGGTCCTATCATTACTTTCAAATCACTTAAATCACAATTTTCTTCTTGTTGTAAATGCTGCAGCAGTTTCAATGTAATTTCCTTAATCGTCCCTTGCCATCCGGAGTGAACAGCCCCGATGACATTTGTTTTTTCGTTATAGAATAAGACCGGGACACAATCTGCGGTAAAGCTTGAGATTACAACATTCGGTTCATACGTATATAGTGCATCGGTCTCGGGAACAGCGGATGCATTGTCGAAAGCTCCTTTGCCGATTGCGGATTTTTCCACACGGAAGAAGTTGGCGCTATGTGTTTGGTTGGCGCATACAAACTTAGATAAATCCGTTTGCAGCAGTGAGGTAAGCTGTTGGCGGTTTTCGATAATATCCGCTTCGTTATTGCAGACATGGAGTGCCATATTATTGTTCTCGGGAAAGGCAGGATCTTTTAATGTAATGCCTAGTACGCGATTTTCATTATTTTCATAAAATTTTATCTTCATTTTATCACCCCCTGTACTATACCCGTAAAAGCAAATTTTGTATAGGCAAATGGTGTTTGGTATAATGATGAAAAATAGGGGGAATGTGATGAAGAGTTGGCAAATCATTTTAACAGGTTTTTTACCTTATGTCATGGCGGTCATTACCTTTATCGCATTTTCAAACCCTTATGTGAATCATATGATTACATTCGGAACGGCCGCGTCCATTATCATTTATATTTTGCCGATTTATTTTTTTGTCGTGATTCCCTGGTATTATGTGCTGTACATCATGCGTAAAAATTACAGCAAACGGGCACTTTACTTAACAAGCTTTGTTTTTTGTTTTCTGCAGCCAATTGTATTTGGATACTTTATGAAAGCACCTATTGGCAGTGAGAAATTTTTATTTTTTGTATCACCACCGTTTATAGTAGGCATAATGGTTAGTACATTGTGTATTAACTGGTTTTATAAGGAAGATTTGCAGCAAACGACAAATGGAAGGGGAGAGCCGATTGGAATTGACGATTGAATGGCAATATATTACAAAGTCAAAGCAGGAAATTACATGGCGAAGTGAGGCAATTCCGGCAGCGCATGCTTATACACTCGTACTGGATATGGAAAATACAGGACGCACAAAAAATATAGTGATGACAGATGAACATGACAGTACATGGACATTGAAAGAGCTGAAAAAATATTTGAAATCTCTTGAAACAGAACCTACTGAAGTGGAAGTGTACTTCGATGGCGGATTTAATAGAGAAGAAAAGCTGGCCGGTTTAGGAATTGTCGTCTATTATAAACAGAATGGGAAAAACTACCGCTTGCGGACGAACCAGCTGGCGGAGTATTTGACATCAAACAATGAAGCGGAATATGCAGCATTAAATCTTGCAGTTGAACAGCTTGAAGAAATGGGCGTTCATCACCAAAAAATAAAGATTTACGGCGATTCGCAAGTCGTCATTAATGAAATGAACGGCGAATGGGCAGTAACCGATAGTGTTCTGACTACATGGGCGGATAAAATCGATGCGAAGCTCCAAAAGCTTGGGATTCGACCGGAGTATCAATATATCGACCGCAAACTAAATGGAGAAGCGGATCAGCTTGCTAATCAGGCACTGCAGGAAGTAGAAATATACGCGGATATTGATATACGAAAAAGTAAGAAAAGATAGATGAAGGGAGATTTTTATGATTCGTTCTGTTGGCACAGGGAGTTCAAGTTTAAACAACCAGACACGTCCCCGAAATTTACAGCAGCAAACTACAGCCTTTCCGAAAATCGGGGAAGAACAAGGTGTCGCACGAGAGCAGGAAAAGCTGCGAACAGATGAGGCCGAAAGAGGACCAGTAATGGTTGGAGTCAAACCGAAAGCACAGCTGAAATCCATTTTTGATGAACCGAATGGTGTCGTGAAGCTGAATGCGGACGGCGACAAATTGGAAGTTAGTAAGCGTGCGATCTCACTCGCAAAAGAAGTGCTCTATACGTAAAGAAAAAAGCTCCGCCGGGAATATCTCGGCGGAGCTTTCGTATTGGGAATTTATTGTTGTTTTTCAAATGCACGTTCACCAGCAATACCTGGTTGCGTTAATTCGAATGGATTTAAAATAATATCGAGCTGCTCAAGTGTGAAATAGTTGTACATTAAGCAAAGTTCACGAACAGATTTACCGCTGTGCAGTGCTTCACGTGCAATTTGACTTGAACGCTCATAGCCTAAATGTGGAGCAAGTGCTGTAATTACACCGATTGAACGTTCTACGAAATCATGCAGGCGCGCTTCATTTGCTTCGATATGATCCAGGCAATATTTTGTAAATACTGTGAAGCCGTTTGTCATAATTTCGATTGACTGAAGCAGATTAAATACGAGAACCGGTTCCATTACATTCAGTTCAAATTGTCCCGCTTCTGAAGCAAGCGAGAT
This genomic window contains:
- a CDS encoding NAD(P)/FAD-dependent oxidoreductase, producing MNEDSKVYDVTIIGGGPAGMFTAFYGGMRQLEVKLIESLPQLGGQLAALYPEKYIYDIAGFPKIRAQELVNNLKEQMSAFDQAIVTGQSVEAIEKLEDGTFKLTTDKEIHYTKTIIITAGLGAFQPRQLEVEGADYYEGKNLHYFIHNISEFKGKNVVIFGGGDSAIDWSLMLEPIAKKVTLVHRRDQFRAHEHSVENLFNSGVEIKTPYMPDELVGDENGIRQIIIRNAEGEKETLEVDDIIVNYGFKSSLGPIKEWGLEIERNSIVVNPKMETNIEGIYAVGDVTTYDGKVKLIATGFGEAPVAISAARLYIDPAAKKHVPHSTDLFKEK
- a CDS encoding ABC transporter ATP-binding protein; translated protein: MEIVNVSNLKKTYGSNHVLRGINFVAKSGEVIGVIGKNGAGKSTFLEILMTLKTYDKGNVILFGKELKSFSNQELEQARKDISAVLQPTQFYKTLKVIELLKLFKAYYKSSVDIEQIITDFKLGPYRKKYFDKLSGGWKQIISLAIAFLSEPKMLILDEPTTGLDPHMRNMLWQYISDYNQRTGRTVILTTHNMDEVELYCDKVMLLNDGVGEVFDTTEGILASGYKSIHEFYLNSVVI
- a CDS encoding ABC transporter permease, with the protein product MLKTQLKYDLIMFSRELFYLLFTIVVPPATYLFMGELFGSFTYAGNLSYVETYTPSFILLITFGVIFFAFGFDQVMNRTTGVEKRITLSPVPKKILLLSSILKSIIITSFGFFLVSILGMIAYDLSFTVWKFIMSFGFFMLLNAVLLIISSAIYSLFTTMNGALVFSIIIFQVGMITGGFAMPVDRMPEFVQIIANFNPLYHMNQLFIAVWNGQLQMDNSSLLSIVVIIGCFVISLIVLYFGNIMKNRSYNMVLWKKVQN
- a CDS encoding LytTR family DNA-binding domain-containing protein; this translates as MKVTLDIDSEYEETKVTIHCSEMDDSIKEILDFLKGKKTQFIVGRDGEMQHILKPDEIHYFHTGNEGVVAVSSEGSFILREKLYELEEILPATKFIRLSKSVIANLHELSRFEASFNGTLCVHFKSGAKEYVSRTYVNAIKEALKVNRRKK
- a CDS encoding DUF3021 domain-containing protein, producing MKGFLNRSIAGIFFGSFLTLVTIFLTVYFGEKEVLDSSVLVKNALGLIICGWFFSVTPLLFEMENFTLKMKTVLHFLCVVILYFIVAFVIGWIPFTIKGFFGMLCIFIVFYTVIWLGFYLYFRQQAAKLNEDLNKL
- a CDS encoding aldo/keto reductase, which encodes MEYITLNNGVKMPIVGTGTNTYGKENKDYNGELTNEIPELKSALELGYRSIDAAISYRNEALVGGILAESKVPREELFITTKVPAREEYVSSKESTRAAIDNSLKNFKTDYLDLLLIHAPIEDKEQLKNTWEVFEEYYEASKLKAIGVSNFKKNHLDELKEFAKVKPAVNQIQINLKEKNTELLDLLQEEGITPVAWGPMKTEEHQDEVLEEIGKAYGKTGAQVLLKYQIGRGVVVIPKSHNRENQAANLDLFDFELTAADIEKIENL
- a CDS encoding permease prefix domain 1-containing protein; the protein is MEVVKHYVEKIIANLPINDEERALMKEEFENHILEHIDELRMVGYSEQQAIQQALQSFGEAYHIEKEMKKVLFPHYKWIRFCAAIVFTIFTLCISAHFISKWLEPRNASPISIGVIVMLLFICTFIFGAWELLYNEAKKAYKTKWLNVTTIFIVPTLLYEFIVYLQFQPDTLEDWLLHDELLIPLYVIFYVVGRQLYTYSIGEKIRG
- a CDS encoding PadR family transcriptional regulator, which codes for MEKEMMKGSIDILLLSLLAEQDRYGYEMTKQLRVLSDEAYSMNEGTLYPALKRLEQQRLVTSYWQDEASGKRRKYYAITDVGREQLKQKISSWEQLTRLIKRTAGGLYGSR
- a CDS encoding sigma-70 family RNA polymerase sigma factor, which translates into the protein MDLEQILDEHSEHLLRIAYYYTKSLHTAEDIVQDVFIKYLQSNYEENGKLQAYLTKMTINRCKDYLRSWAYRKIQLQEHLPIIPVLQKDRVIQKELTFSVGESVLSLQIKQREVIVLYYYEELNTAEIASLLKLPESTVRTRLRRARENLRPALSNEWEELYEK
- the pgeF gene encoding peptidoglycan editing factor PgeF; this translates as MKIKFYENNENRVLGITLKDPAFPENNNMALHVCNNEADIIENRQQLTSLLQTDLSKFVCANQTHSANFFRVEKSAIGKGAFDNASAVPETDALYTYEPNVVISSFTADCVPVLFYNEKTNVIGAVHSGWQGTIKEITLKLLQHLQQEENCDLSDLKVMIGPAISQEKFEVDADVQEKFKALGYADEFIYWNDETNKFHIDNQLTVKKQCMLAGVPEENITIDRMCTFMDEDGFSHRQDRSTGRHLSFIMRKE
- a CDS encoding ATPase translates to MKSWQIILTGFLPYVMAVITFIAFSNPYVNHMITFGTAASIIIYILPIYFFVVIPWYYVLYIMRKNYSKRALYLTSFVFCFLQPIVFGYFMKAPIGSEKFLFFVSPPFIVGIMVSTLCINWFYKEDLQQTTNGRGEPIGIDD
- a CDS encoding DUF771 domain-containing protein; translation: MELTIEWQYITKSKQEITWRSEAIPAAHAYTLVLDMENTGRTKNIVMTDEHDSTWTLKELKKYLKSLETEPTEVEVYFDGGFNREEKLAGLGIVVYYKQNGKNYRLRTNQLAEYLTSNNEAEYAALNLAVEQLEEMGVHHQKIKIYGDSQVVINEMNGEWAVTDSVLTTWADKIDAKLQKLGIRPEYQYIDRKLNGEADQLANQALQEVEIYADIDIRKSKKR
- a CDS encoding DNA primase encodes the protein MIRSVGTGSSSLNNQTRPRNLQQQTTAFPKIGEEQGVAREQEKLRTDEAERGPVMVGVKPKAQLKSIFDEPNGVVKLNADGDKLEVSKRAISLAKEVLYT